The window ACAGTTTGTGCCCCTTTTGAATCAAGCAAAGCTTCAGGATTGAGATAGATTTCACTTGTCATCTGAATTGCTTTGAGGGTTTCCACAAGGCCCAAATAATGTATCTGTAGGACATGAATGTCTCAGACTTACAGATTAAGCTGTTTGTGAGCAAGGAAACGCAACACCATCCATTGAAAACTTTTGAGgttttgacatttgttttctttccagaatgaATTTAAGTCTTTTCAATGAAGACTTGAGAAAATCAGACAGGGAACTGAGACTAATCTCCAGCGCAAAAACCTACATCTAACTCTCCTGTTTCCAGGATTGCCCAACCAGCAATCTGAAGGGTCAgttgctgtctctctctcttgaataaaacagtttctttttaTATAAGTAACTGAACATAGTAATTTAGCCAGAGATGCTGACATCGTAGTCTCTGGATTTATACAGTTCCAAAGGAGATGCAAATTCAGGTCCATCCTCTGTTCTTGGGAAagagctttcaggaaaaaaagggcgGTTTGATGAACTGGCATTTAGTCCTTAAAAGCTATTTAGCTGAAACTTTTTCATCTGGTGGCGTTCAACCTTTTTAAGTGTGTTTTTAGCAATGAGCAACATTTTATTAGTGAGCAGAATTTGGTAGGATTTGTTAAAATACAGTTGTAAACCTAGAAAAGGCAGTTTCTGTCTCTCCAGTAATTTCAGTTGTCTGAACTGATTTCCTTTGACAGATGCTGCTTCGTTCAGAAACTTAAACTAATGACTTACCCAGTGTAACAGCTGTGATGCCCTGTGCTgtgaatgaaacaaaatgttattttagaggctagaaagatgaaaaaacaatCTCTCCCACTTCCCTCCACCAAAACCAACTCCAAAATCTTGTAATTATGTataaatttctaaatatttaaagaaaaacttagTCAAAAGAATTCATTTAGTACTGCAACAAAGCAAATGTCATGAACAGGCAGAAAGCATGCCCTACTTTTCAGCAAAAATGTTACTTCTGCACCGGCATGTGGTTTGCCCTGTAAGGGGCTGGGACAACCTGCTCTTCTCCGATTCCTCTGCGTTATCTTGTTCTAAACTGTACTACTGGGGAGTCAGTAAGATTTACTCACCTGCTTCCACATTTTTCTAGTCTACTTTTTTTACATCTGAAGCTATGGAGGGGTGTCTGAAGAAGTAGCAATCTCGGCATCAATGAAGACATCTCTGTACGAGAGACTCTGCTACACACGGGTACCTGGGAGTCAGCAGTGCTAGCCCCGCAAAGCAACTTACTCGTACTGGGTGTGAAATTGGGGATGGTGGGAtgatggaatcatagaatggttcgggttggaagggtccttaaagatcatccaagccccctgccatgggcagggacaccttccactagaccaggctgctcaaagcctcactgCGGATGCTGCGATTATCAGAGATGGAAGGAACCACACTGAAAACGGTATTAAcagttttttccagctgaaaagtTTTTAATCTAGTTATAACAGAGTCTTGATGTATTCACCAAGAATTTTATGAAACTATTGCATCTTAGATCAAGTGAGTGATGCAGGCAATCCATGCCtaacagttaaaaatattaagTACTTTTAATAAGAAACGTACATACCTTCAGCTGTTACCATGGGTGGGTAagaagtaaaaggaagaaaaagagaaatttacaGTTTCAGTTGCATGATTAAACACAAAGGATTCTGACCCTGTTAAAACATACtctaagaaaataaagtaaaaactgTTTGACAGTTCAACCAGGtatcttcagtattttaaaattccatttcttcCCAATGATACAACTCAATATTTGTAGATCAAACAGAAACAGACTAAATGTAAAAAGCTGTTACGTGGGGCAGCAAAACTGCAATTAATTATGCATAAGAAAAGAGCACTATTAGTAATTGTTTAATTGTTATGCTGTTTCCAGATTGCCAATGGTCCTTATTGGTTTTACCCTTTTACAGTTTTCAAGGCATTTGCATCATTCTGTTAATACTGACTGGATGATTCAGTAATCTATTTGTCTATATAGACTCTAGGGtgtgtaaaaattattttcctatacaGCAGCAGTGTTTCTCCTATTACAGCTCTATACTTTCTATATAGACACTATATATACTATACAAAGAGGATTCACTTGGAAAGAGGTTCAGAAAAGGTCCTTTGTACTCCAAGTAcctggaaagggaaagcaaagagctgAAGATCACTCTGAGTGGATGGCACTTCTGTCAGATGTTTATGTAAGTTTTTCCATCTTATGGAGTCCGGCTCTAAACTTTAAAGTCATCATGATGTACAGTGACTTGAATGTTAGATTAAACACAAAGTGTTTTAACATCATTATgattatgaaaaataatgcaaaaatttTATCAGCAGAATGCCTGAAGAATTATTCAGAATCGAAGGGCACTTGGCAATTAATTGGTTTCAGGACTTACTCCGGTTGAAAGAAAACCCCACTAACCTCCAGCATCTCTGTGATGCTAAAATGCCTTAAGTTACCATGCCAAATTTGGGAGATAAGAAAGTTTTTCATCTAGAAGCCAGCAGAGAGCCCCTGCAGAGCTTGGGAGGAACTTTTAGGGGCACTAAGCAAAAGTTTGGTGAAAAAATAATGGATGCATAACAGAAGAGATTGAAAAGCCTCACAAGAGGTTTGTCAGACCTGTTGAAGGAGGGGGAGATGTGGATGGCCCAAACAACACACACAGATGAGGTTAGCGTGGCTTTGCGCTGCACTGAGTGGATCGCACTTGCCTTATTTTGCTGAAGAGGAATGGAGTCATTTCGTTTCACACAGGTTAAACAAAGAGGCTGAACTGCAGGAAAGCCCAGTCTTTTATTCAGCAAGAAGTTAATAATTAGCCAAAGTATCAGAGGAGTTGAGAACAAATTGTGTGCTTTCAATataattccttctctttctgcaaTATATATGACTACTGCGTTTTACAGATATAATCTCCACCTTTTTACAACCTGATACACCCTGCATGAGGGAGATCTCACAAATTTTCCCCTTTCATGTAGAAAGATGTTACTATACCTACTCCTAAGCTGAAGtatgtagaaaaagaaaggagaaagtgaTGTGAACTAAACTGAATATAGCTGGATTATTAGACTAAAAATGTTTCTTGGTTTTCGGGGAGTTTTTTTGATGTAATAGTTTATATATTTAgcttaaaatacaattattttgaatttatagTATTTTGCCTGTATGATTTAGTAATGAAGGATGGTTTGATGGAAATGAACTTTACAatggaaaagtaattttgcatCAACCATACACAAGGTTTGAAGTAGATTTTTCAGGTACGTGTTTAAAACTGTCCCCAAACGAAAGCCTTTCCTTAGGGGAACATCATAGGAACACTTGGTTtttcaaataaagcaaaattgTGAAATTGTCTATACCTTCAATGGGTTTATCAGCAATCCCATCTCGATTGTCATTGTCTTCTGGCTTTGTTACCACCATGGATGTCAGTGGCGTTACAAACTTGTATTTTAATGAGAGATCCAGGGCTTCAGCTGTAagattctccttttcctctcctgtagcTGCAATACTGAATACAGGTAGAGATTCCTAGCATCAATGATTGCTAAATTACTCACTGAACTCtggattaaatatttttctttcaagcaaaGTCATTTCTCTGCAGCTAATTCATCAATAAGGAATATTCGTTACAGTCTAAAAGCACTTCTGATTCCACTGGCTATCCAAGAAAAAGGCGAAACTGTGCTTTATATTTGCAACCTGAAACAGAAATGCTGAGGTTCAGGAGGAGAATAGGAAGGGGGGATTTTCCTTACTGTTTTTTACGCCTTCCCATTGACACCTCAGTGTGATGTGAATTTCAGCTTCACATCCTAGAAGTTGCACCAGTCAGATGGCTTAACAGGTTCATAGCAAAGATGTTATTCTAGATATAATTACCGTTTTTCCAGGAGTTGTTCAATGGTGAGATAAGCCCAGAGCCGTTCAATGTACTCTCCAAATATGTAATCTTGTTCTTGGAAAGCTTTAGCTGTTTGCTCAGCATCTTGTTGTGTGGTATATGACAGGGCACCATTTGCCTGTTAGGAATAAGGAAATTGCTCTGTATCATAGGTAGCCAGAGAACTCCAGAACCTCCCAAAACCAAGACCTTCACATCTGAAAATCTTATTAAATTGAAAAAGATTCTGGTCTTACACAGCACTTGCCCAGGAAATAGTCAGTGTTGTATCAGGATCTTTGTTCTGTTGCTTCTGTGAAGATTAGTAGTGTACGCTATAGGACATCATGCAGTTTCCAAATTCACGTGGCATTTTAATTCATGAGAATTTGGCTACTCAGGATTTAAAGAACTTTGATTATGATGCTGATTTCATTCAGGAACTTCTTCAAGCAGATATGCTGGCTAACTTACTAATAATACattatttgtatttgaaatgcACCTAATTCCATATAATATATTTAATGCACCACAGTGCATGGTGTATATATGGTGCATATATGCAGTTCACAGTATTTAGGATAACATGATCTGTAATATGTTTGAGTTGTGTTTCTTGAGTATGAAGGGCAAATATTTTTAGAGAATCCAGAGCTGGAGAGGTATTTAGATCACTTGATTCGTATTAGAAGTAGACTTCTATTTTAAGAGGAAAGCATTTCAAATATTCAGCTggcttatcacagaatcatagaatgatttgggttggaagggatctgaTCTTATCCATCAGTTTTCTTCACCCAATGAAGACTAGTGACCGGGAAGACTAAAGATTTGCCTCCTGAAAGAACCAGCTAGGCTATTTAGagactaaacaaaaaaaaaacctaaccaaaacaaaaaaccaagctgTTAGCAAAGCTAATCCAGTCACACTGCACAAAGTTGTTCCAGACTGACCCTAGTATACCTGACCGAGTTAGGCGAGTAgcttgcagttttaaaagcaatgaTTTTGGCACATTTAGTTTCTCACATATATGCTGTACcagtaaatattttaagtattgcCAGCTTTGAACATTCAGACATTTAATGTACCTTACTTAGGTCAAAGAAATCCATACTTACACCTTCACCTCTCACATCTGCAGTCAAACTGTTTTGGTTGTTGTCTATAAAGCGCCCAGCCACCACAATCTCAGACCCATCATAGAAATGCTTAAAACTGGTTTTAGTTAGGTCTGATATTTCATTTTCTGGGTAGTTTAATTCCACATCCGTGAGCATGGGATTTGACACCTCATCATAAAACCCctacaggacagaaaaaaaaaaaaaaaaaaaaaaggaaaacatttaactATCATAATTTCTTTAATCCATAGGTGCCCAGAATTCTTTAATTCTTTCTGTGCCCAGAAACATCCTGCTATTTCAGCAATagaaactgaaaatgtattttagaagaaacatttaaatattcAGTCTGTACAGTTATATGAATTAATGTGTACCTCATCTAATTTAAGTGGTGATTACTGTACCTGAAGCTGTAAAGTCGCATCAGAGTCAGGATAAATACGACGGGCCAATCCTTTATTCTCCAGTGCCATCTTCTCCAAGAAGCTGTAGTCAACACCATAGCCAAACCCAAGACTGTATAAGGGATATTTTCCTTCTATGGCTTTTTTAACATGCGCCTGAATGTCCTCAGTATTTGATATACCTGCATCAAACCACAGAAAGTTTGAGTTTTCTTCATAAATAGATAAAATTACCACAAAATGTAAACGTGGCTAGTCATGTTCAGATCTCTTAGGAGGCACTatcaaaaacatgttttaatagTATGATGCTGGTATAGTAGCATTTAAATCATGAAAACATCCAGAAATCAAAGATGGAGGCCAATTTTAACCGAGCACTTTTTTTGTTAGTTAATTCACTCTATTATTCCATCCAACACAAACTTACCTACGTTTGGTTTGCCATCTGTTAACATGATAATTATAGAAGCACTTCTCTTGGGCACGAGGTTTTCTTCATGAGCAGCATTCAGCATATCAATTCCCCTCATTACACCACCATATAAATTCGTCACTGCAAGGTAGACATAGAAATTTGGTTTCAGCAGTCAAAATAAAGGCCCATTTTTCACTGCAATCTGACCGGATCTCATTATGGCATGAAAATGAAAGATCTGGGTCTGCAAGCAGGGGGGTGTTGAGACAGAAAAATACCTGGACTTTGGAAACGTAAGAAAAAATAGACGTCATGGTCTGAGTAAATTTAAACTTTACGAGTATctcatcagaaataaaataaaataaaataaaataaataaaataaaataaaataaaataaaataaaataaaataaaataaaataaaataaaataaaataaaataaaataaagaagctgTAGCTTTGTGTTCACAGACTGAATTGATAAATATACTTATGCAATGACCTATTGGCAAGTCCAGTAAAGTACTTACTGCCTTCAGTGTCAATGCCCCGAACAAACTTCCTCGCTTCATCCAGATTCTCAGGAGTGGCCTTGATTAACGTTTCTTTCCAGGTGTGTACGTTACTACCAAACAGTATGAAATTGAAGAAGTCATCTTCTTTAATGTCATCTAAGATTTTTAGAAGTGCTTCTCTTGTCTATAAGATGAAGAGATTTAAATGTATGGTTCAACGTTCAACAAAATAGGTGCTTCCAGATTTTACATGATTAATCTCTCAGCATTTGGGTATTTTTAACTTTTACACGCTATGTTGTGCAAAAATTCTGAGCTTGTTCTGTCCTTGCCAGTCCCTGTGTCTGTTTCAGGGTAACTCTAGTGAAGTCAGCCAGTTGCAATTACATCTGTAAATCTTTGTAGCCGAGAGGAAAATCAGGTCTCACGTCATGGATCGTTGCTTACACTGTGGAACGCTGGCATGGCAAATTGAGAGGGGTGGGATCAGGTAGCTACGGCTTGGTGGAGAAGCTCATACACAAGCAAGCATGGATATTTTGATGCAGCACCAAAGCCCGAAAATTCTGAGTATTAGCTTAGAATGAGGAGTCCTCACTATGAGAAGAGCTGCCACTTCCCAGAGGAGACAGAATGAACAATATAGATAATGCACATAAACACTGTATGCACATTTTCATTTTGGAACTGTCCAGTGCATGTGACAGAGCTCTCTGGAAATGTTGATATCGAGAGTTTTGAACTAATAACATTTATAAGTAAGTAAATATAGCCTAAATGTATAGAATTTTGTTCTACTGTAATGCTTCAAGCTAGTTCTTATGGTACTGAGCATTAGAGAGGTAACAGCATAAAACCACTTTGTACAGCTTAAGCTGCACGTAAGCGCTATAAGCCACCGTGTCCCTTCCATCGCAACAGAGGCCCTTCCATTGGGACTTAATAGTAATGTAATAACTTACCTGTTCTATTTCTCTTCCAGACATTGAGCCACTAATATCTATTACAAAAATAACATTCTTGGGCAACTTTGGAAGATTTGTTGGTGCAAAGAAGTGTACAAAGTAGCCATTGacaatctgaaaaataaaatgtaaaaaacccaaaaactccAAAACTTTTGTATATCTTAAAGACAGAATggataaagaagaaattattctcATTTAGTGTTTAGCCTGTGAGCGGACTAATAGGCTTTGATGGCCCTGaccagtctcacctctgtccacGGGCCAAGGAACTTCAATAAGCGCAAGCCTGGGCCTTTAGTCCCTGCCTGAGCTACGCTGTAAGAATGCCTGTCTCCAGCTGTGTCACAGCCAGACCTGTTCCTGTCCATGGACTCCACCGGTTTGGATCCCACCCTGCAGACTGACTTCCCACTTCGACCTCGGGCTGCCTCATCACCACAAACTTGCCCGGTGACCTGGACTCTCCATTGAGTCTGACTACCGTCTCTGGGTCTGCCTCGCTCAGGTACTGTGGGGAGTGGGCTGGTGGCTGACAAAGCCTCCGTGCTGTCAGCTGTGTTGTCACACTCAGGTCCCTGTCCTTTAGGGAACAGCTGGCCCTCACTGCTCCCTGACCTTTACTATGCAAGCTAAGCTGTTCAACAGTTCAAAATTTCCAGCTGTCAGCTTTACCTGCAAATTATCTGGAGTTGTTCTCTTCACATCATATCTAACAGTAAAATCCCCATCCAAGACAGACTGTGAGCAATGTGCACAGGTTCGCTGCTGATCAAGAGTTGGCTTGAAAGAGATGTGGGCctgaaaagaaaagccttcatTAGATCTGAACCTTAATAAGCTGAAAATTTTCTACAGAACACAAAGAAGTTTACATTTTTGTAAAACTACTATTATTTATAGATAAATACACTTTACAGTAATACATGAGAATAACCTCTTTTATCAGGTTAGGTATTAGCTTGTATCCATATGTTTTTATATACTTACTGATGGGTAACTGATATGTGAAGGCTGCTATCTAGAGCTTTCTTCATATGTTTCCTTCCCCATCTTCCTCGGTTCAGCCCTCCACTCTGAAGGACACCTTTGGCTCTTGGGCAGTCTATGTCTTAGGAATTCTACCACCTCCATGCATGAGAAAACTACTTCTTACTGACTCAGTTCTTCTGTAAGAAACAGTCCTATTGGTAGCCGGGTTTCCAACTACTGCTGTGGGACAAGGCCTACCAGTGTGGGTACAGTCCTGTGCTAACAGCTATGTGGTTTCTGAACAGCATGGAGATGGCCTTCAACTTGCTAGCTTGGAATTCAGAGCTCATTTGCACAGACAAGCCTTTaatgcattttctgattttttttcctctcacttccATTGCTAGCCACTACAGCATTTTGGCACTGACattattatttcagaattatAACCGTGATAAATAAATTATGAATGCAATAGCCATTGtacctttttctctgaaaaagtttttttaatggtgttttgTAGATCATTGGTGATGAATGTTCCTTCTGCTTCCAGATCACTGATACCCTGGGGCTCAAAGATATTTACTTCAATCTGAAATAGTCATTGAAAATTCATTGTCATTGATTACCTCACAATATATCAACTTACATCAATATATACAATTTATAtcaattatatatatatctcaatcACTTATATCAATATATATCAACTTATAACAATATATCAAGTCAGAAACAAAGCTAGAAACAAATAAACCTAATAGAAATATAACTTGTTTGAAAACTAGATACTGGAATTTTGTAAAATGTCAATAAATATtcaagtccttgaaaaatatgacCCAGCCATTAGCTGTGAGTTGTGCCCAACTTTGACCTATATTTCAGTATGCCTTCTATCATGGTGTGTTTAAAATAATGGTGCATAAACTCTTATAGATGCTTAGTATTGTAAGGATTTTTACACAGTATTTTCTGGGcatacaaaggagaaaaaaaatttgcctTAGAGCTGGGTTTTAGCAAGGCAGATAGGAGTGATTAAAGACAAGTTTTGACACACAAAAGCCACGGTACTCTAGAATGTGATATATGTAGCGCTAATTTAAGATGATGTAGTTTCATAGTGGTGTGAGAAAGGTGTTTATGCTATAAAGACATTTATAAAAGCTATTAGTCTTCTGTTTTACCCCAAGACATCGTAATGGCTTTTTCAGGTTTCCATACATCATTTCTTTTGGAGGCTTAGGAGAGGAGCTGAACCAATTTGTCAGGCTTACAAATAAAAACCTGCACTAAAGCATACTGGTGTGGACTCCCCATGTGATTCGTTAAAAATATTATCATGGGCCTGTAGCTCACCCGTGATGCCGTGGGAATGACCATGGTACTCCACTTTCAACAGATGCACAGAATTTCATCATCTCTTAAGTTACAGTCTAATCTGATACAGTTTGCCATTTACCTCAAAATCTTTGACAAGCTGCTTTGGTTTAACTTTGATGAACATCTCATATTTTCCAAACTGTCGCTTCAGCAGTTCCTCATATGTGAGTTCAAAAGTGACTTTACTGGCTGCTTCAACGTTGACTGAGACggtgaatttttctgtttttcttcctgaagctCTGTATTTAAGTggataagaaaaataatagctttaCCCTCTTTCTCAGTATTTATTGTTTGTGTTGGTGGAATACAATTTTCAAAAAGGAGTAAAACAAAGATGGGAATTTTGATCTATTGCTAAAATCATACTCAAACTGTAGACTTTATTTAAGTTTCCCAGTGAGCTTAATCCCAGGAACAGGTCATACAAAGTCAGTGAAAGTTGTAGAAACAGTCTTTCTATCATTGCAGATACTGCCTGCGTGGTCAGAAGTTGTACtttctttttataatttacaCTACAATAACTCTTAACTTAATTACTGTTTTTTGgtcctgtaaaaaaaaaccacaaaccacttCAGAAATATGCCAGAACAAAGTCTTTCCAGCCTTACAATTTGCTATGGGCTGATGGTGTGGAAGCCACACAAGACATCATTCTTACTTGACAAGACCAGCAGTCTGTCCCTTTGAAACAGCCTTCTCATATTGCTTTTTtgcaacttctttttcctttatagtTCCAGGATAAGTGACACCATCAATTGTCCTGTAGATGAAGAAGACCTAGTTTAGCTGAATGATTTGCACCGATATATGAAAACTTACTATAGGCAATTCTCTGTTTATTGATTGGTTTGCTAAAAAGCACTTTCAGGAATCTGATATTGCCAAGATTTGAGC is drawn from Chroicocephalus ridibundus chromosome 10, bChrRid1.1, whole genome shotgun sequence and contains these coding sequences:
- the LOC134521410 gene encoding inter-alpha-trypsin inhibitor heavy chain H3-like; translation: MENHLLLCILLLIPAFASSDFLVTHVRNIKKRNADNDLVVNGIEIYSMKIDSKVTSRFAHNVITSRAVNRGNGHKEVFFDVELPKTAFITNFSMTIDGVTYPGTIKEKEVAKKQYEKAVSKGQTAGLVKASGRKTEKFTVSVNVEAASKVTFELTYEELLKRQFGKYEMFIKVKPKQLVKDFEIEVNIFEPQGISDLEAEGTFITNDLQNTIKKTFSEKKAHISFKPTLDQQRTCAHCSQSVLDGDFTVRYDVKRTTPDNLQIVNGYFVHFFAPTNLPKLPKNVIFVIDISGSMSGREIEQTREALLKILDDIKEDDFFNFILFGSNVHTWKETLIKATPENLDEARKFVRGIDTEGMTNLYGGVMRGIDMLNAAHEENLVPKRSASIIIMLTDGKPNVGISNTEDIQAHVKKAIEGKYPLYSLGFGYGVDYSFLEKMALENKGLARRIYPDSDATLQLQGFYDEVSNPMLTDVELNYPENEISDLTKTSFKHFYDGSEIVVAGRFIDNNQNSLTADVRGEGANGALSYTTQQDAEQTAKAFQEQDYIFGEYIERLWAYLTIEQLLEKRIAATGEEKENLTAEALDLSLKYKFVTPLTSMVVTKPEDNDNRDGIADKPIEAEAQGITAVTLAPQVSYLYNAHPTWYTSVDGDPHFIISVPQKDDAICFNINENPGAVLNLISDPVTGITINGELIGDKRANSAAKIQNTYFGKLGVANEHLNLKLTVTPEKITIQNGNEKTGFTWLDSVTLQQEGLTLIINRKKNLVLKMGRGASFVIVLHQVWKKHPLHQDFLGLYILESDKLSEQTHGLLGQFFHPIDFTILEIHPGSDPKKPDATMIVKNNELTVTRGWQKDYRADPVHGVDVPCWFVHNNGAGLIDGVHTDYIVSSLF